GAGAAACTGCCTTTGAGATATCGGATGTATGAAAGGATAGAAGGGCGCCTACCGAAGTTTCGGGATCCGAATTACAACCTAGAACTAAATTGTCCAAGGCATGATGTGCAACGTAAGTGAAATGATTATCTCCACCTAACGCGATCACCAGATCGTAATCTGCAATATTTATATTTTCTAATTCTTCTCGGAAGATAAACTTTCCATTCGGGAAAGTAAGTTTCAATTCTTCTCTGCTTTGGACTTGTCTGAGATGGGAATTATAGATCCGAGAGAAGGAATCGTTTTGGATCTCCGCTACTCTTTTGAATTCATCCAGAGAGCCGTAACTCTCCAGATCTAATTCGTATTTTGTTCTTTTGATGACTACCAGAACAGATTCGATTTTTTTTCGCTTTTCCGCCGACATGGATTACCAATTTGGACGGATCTAGGTCTCCTAGAAAACGAAAAAAATCAAACCAATGCGGGTTCCGAAGAATTATTTGCCTTAGGATCCGAGTCTGCCAGGATCAATTTTAGAACGGACATAGTAGCCCTAAACTTCATTCGATTTCCGGTAAGTCTGTAAAGAGCCACTAAATGTTTTAGATTCCTAATATTTTCAGGCTCTCTCGATCTAAGTTTTTCTGCGAATTCCAAAGACTTCCAATAATCTTTGGTTTTTCTAAGACAATAGGAAAGATAGAAGATATACTCGTTGTCGAACGGGATCTTAGAAAGATAAGCCTCGGTATATTTTGCACCTTCTTCGAATTCTTTCGCGTTGATACATATCCTGGCCATCTGTTTATAAAGAGCAGGATCTGAATCGTCTATTGCTAATGCTTGTGCAAAAACTTCCTTAGTCTTTTCGGTATTTCCCTTTTTGTATTCTTTGATACCGATCTGTAGAAGCCTATTGTATTCTTCCGAAATTGCTTTTGTGCGAGAAGAAGAAACTTCTGCTTCTTTATAACCGATGCTTAAAAGACTTAGATCGTCTGAAATTTCTCCGGCAGCGCTGATCAATCTTTCTAGATCTTCCAGATTTCCACCGGAAAGTTCTACAAATCTTAAGAATAAGAACTCATCTTCGTTCATCACAGGCTCGGGAGAATTCGGATCATAAAGTAGAATATCATCTCTACCGTCGGATCCTAAGAAGATCTTATCTCCAGCTTCTAGTTTATCCACTCTTACCAATGGTTCTGTGGTGTTTTCTGAGAAACCTAATTTGCGGATAGGGAAGTCGGAATCTAAGAAGCCCGCTTTTGCATCCCTATATAATACCATATTAGGATGTTCTGCATTAATAGAATATAATGCTCCTGTTTCTTCATCCAGAAGGCAAAGTAATGCGGAAACAAGCATCGTACCGTCGAATGTAACGAATACGTTTTGTAATTCCGTATAGCAGTCTTTCAGCCATTTTTCAGGAGTTTTTTTCTGGTTACTTCTGGAGAGTTGGGTCCTTGTTACGATTGCCTTGAATACTGTTCCCATAACAAGTGCACCGCCGGCTCCTTGTATGGATTTACCCATCGCGTCCGAGTTCATGATACTCAGATATTTTTTGCCGTACAATGTGATCTCGCTGATGGAAACTAAGTCTCCACCGATATCCGCTTCTCTCTTTCTAAATACGAAGGTTTTCTTTTGTCTTAAAATACCGCTGATCTTAGTATTTGGACTTTCATATTTAGTAGTAGCAAGAGGACGAAGTAATAGGGAGGTTAGATAATAATCCCCGTCTTGTTTTTCTTTTAACGCTCGAAGATCATCCAGAGTTTCCTGCAATTCTTTAGTCTTCTCTTCCACCTTCTTTTCCAAGAACATTTGGTGGTCTAAAAGATCCTTTTTCATTTCGATAAAAACTTCCGCCATCTCTCCCAATTCGTCGGAACGATTTAAATCCACAATTTTGGATTCGTCCTCGTTCGGGTTTTGCATTGCGAAATTAAGTGCCTTAACTGCGTCTATAATATCCCTGGAAAATCTATAAGATGCGAATAAGATCCCGCCGAAAACCGCGAGGGCGATTAACCCGCAATACAACCAAAGGTTCCTAGTGGATTCGTAAAGTTCGGTTTCATCTATCAAAAGAACGAAATCTAATTTAAGATTACTTAATCCTTGGTTTTCGTAAGGGACCTGAGTGAGATAATAATGTCTTCCTTCCAAAGTGAATCTGGAAATTCCCGATAGGTCCTTCGGCTTTCTATCTCCTAAATATTTGGAGATTGTAGCGTCTGAAAATGAGATCAGTTTATCTTTTTCATAAATGGCAAGATGAACATCTTCTGAACCAGTGATAGTTTGGATAAACTTATCATCCACTACCTGGCCCACCATCATGATCCCGCCGTTTTTCAGTGGGGCAGTGACCCTAAGACCAAGGCCGCTATGACCGATCTCTAAGGTAGAAGCAATTCTACCTTGCAGAGCTTCTTG
Above is a genomic segment from Leptospira selangorensis containing:
- a CDS encoding SpoIIE family protein phosphatase — protein: MSFRQKIFLILGASQLLLVLILAITFIQMIDQVKNEPQDKRALDRSLEFRKELKHKEEVIRLLLKEIERNQKTLSILENGLGNRGILQGNLEYIKGIMTQYGLSIFEIHDKTGHVYFRFHRPADYGDDKSGQKIVQEALQGRIASTLEIGHSGLGLRVTAPLKNGGIMMVGQVVDDKFIQTITGSEDVHLAIYEKDKLISFSDATISKYLGDRKPKDLSGISRFTLEGRHYYLTQVPYENQGLSNLKLDFVLLIDETELYESTRNLWLYCGLIALAVFGGILFASYRFSRDIIDAVKALNFAMQNPNEDESKIVDLNRSDELGEMAEVFIEMKKDLLDHQMFLEKKVEEKTKELQETLDDLRALKEKQDGDYYLTSLLLRPLATTKYESPNTKISGILRQKKTFVFRKREADIGGDLVSISEITLYGKKYLSIMNSDAMGKSIQGAGGALVMGTVFKAIVTRTQLSRSNQKKTPEKWLKDCYTELQNVFVTFDGTMLVSALLCLLDEETGALYSINAEHPNMVLYRDAKAGFLDSDFPIRKLGFSENTTEPLVRVDKLEAGDKIFLGSDGRDDILLYDPNSPEPVMNEDEFLFLRFVELSGGNLEDLERLISAAGEISDDLSLLSIGYKEAEVSSSRTKAISEEYNRLLQIGIKEYKKGNTEKTKEVFAQALAIDDSDPALYKQMARICINAKEFEEGAKYTEAYLSKIPFDNEYIFYLSYCLRKTKDYWKSLEFAEKLRSREPENIRNLKHLVALYRLTGNRMKFRATMSVLKLILADSDPKANNSSEPALV